The proteins below are encoded in one region of Clostridia bacterium:
- the nrdR gene encoding transcriptional regulator NrdR — MKCPFCGFENDKVVDSRESKEGESIRRRRECLKCEKRFTTYERIDEIPYMVVKKDGRREKFDRQKVLNGLLRACEKRPVSIGKLEQIVNEAEAFVIDSAERERKTSEVGELIMNRLKNIDKVAYVRFASVYLDFKDVQEFMSELQDLLKSKEGRDAAARLAGPVKAKAGH, encoded by the coding sequence ATGAAATGTCCTTTTTGCGGCTTTGAAAATGACAAAGTCGTTGACTCGCGAGAGAGCAAGGAAGGCGAGTCCATTCGCCGTCGCCGCGAGTGCCTGAAGTGCGAGAAGCGCTTCACCACCTACGAGCGTATCGACGAGATTCCGTACATGGTGGTCAAGAAGGATGGTCGCCGTGAGAAGTTCGACCGCCAGAAGGTACTCAACGGCCTGCTTCGAGCGTGCGAAAAGAGGCCTGTCTCAATCGGCAAGCTGGAGCAGATCGTAAACGAAGCGGAAGCCTTCGTGATCGATTCGGCGGAACGCGAGCGCAAGACCAGCGAAGTGGGCGAACTCATTATGAATCGCCTGAAGAACATCGACAAAGTCGCGTACGTACGCTTTGCGTCGGTGTATCTCGACTTCAAGGACGTGCAGGAGTTCATGTCCGAATTGCAGGATTTGCTGAAGAGCAAGGAAGGCCGCGACGCGGCAGCCAGGCTGGCGGGGCCCGTGAAAGCCAAGGCCGGACACTAA
- a CDS encoding isocitrate/isopropylmalate dehydrogenase family protein — MTHKVTLIPGDGIGPEVTRAAVRILEATGVKFEWESYQAGAEAFEKYGEYLPHQLLESVERTRVALKGPVSTPIGGGFSSINVQLRKHFELFANFRPIRNLPNVPTRYPGVDLIIVRENTEGLYSGIEHEVVPGVVESLKIITEKASTRIAKWAFAYARARGRKKIHAIHKANIMKLSDGLFIRCSRNVSKDYPEITYGEHIVDNTCMQLVTNPYQYDMLLLENLYGDIISDLCAAFVGGLGLVPGANIGHECAIFEAVHGSAPDIAGRDIANPTAILRSGVLMLRHLGEQDAADKIRHGLEVVYGEKTHITRDMGGIAGTSEFADAIIAAMETFVPTTDRQEQEV, encoded by the coding sequence ATGACGCACAAAGTTACGCTGATTCCAGGCGACGGCATTGGCCCGGAAGTTACGAGGGCAGCAGTTCGCATTCTTGAAGCGACCGGGGTGAAGTTCGAGTGGGAATCGTACCAGGCCGGCGCTGAAGCTTTTGAGAAGTACGGCGAGTATCTCCCGCACCAACTGCTGGAGTCGGTGGAGCGCACTCGCGTCGCGTTGAAGGGACCGGTAAGCACGCCGATCGGCGGCGGCTTTTCGAGTATTAACGTTCAGCTTCGTAAGCACTTCGAACTGTTTGCCAATTTTCGCCCGATCCGCAACCTGCCCAACGTTCCAACTCGCTACCCGGGCGTGGACCTCATCATCGTTCGCGAAAACACGGAGGGACTGTATTCGGGAATCGAGCACGAAGTAGTGCCGGGAGTCGTTGAAAGCCTGAAGATCATCACCGAGAAGGCCTCTACGCGCATTGCCAAGTGGGCCTTTGCATACGCCCGTGCACGCGGACGGAAGAAGATTCATGCCATCCACAAAGCCAATATCATGAAGCTTTCGGACGGCTTGTTCATACGCTGTTCGCGCAACGTTTCGAAGGACTATCCCGAAATCACGTACGGCGAGCACATTGTGGACAACACCTGCATGCAACTGGTCACGAATCCATACCAGTACGACATGCTGCTGCTCGAGAATCTCTATGGCGACATCATCAGTGACCTCTGCGCCGCTTTCGTCGGCGGTCTGGGCCTGGTGCCGGGTGCGAACATCGGCCACGAGTGCGCCATCTTTGAGGCGGTTCACGGCTCCGCGCCGGACATCGCGGGGCGCGACATTGCAAATCCGACGGCGATTCTGCGCTCGGGTGTGCTGATGCTGCGCCACCTCGGCGAGCAGGATGCCGCCGACAAAATTCGTCATGGGCTGGAAGTCGTTTATGGCGAGAAGACGCACATCACACGTGACATGGGTGGTATCGCCGGCACGAGTGAGTTCGCGGACGCAATCATTGCCGCCATGGAAACCTTTGTCCCCACTACGGATCGACAGGAACAGGAAGTGTAG
- a CDS encoding carboxypeptidase regulatory-like domain-containing protein, with translation MRFTPVAMLCASVLVFAAGCSNNGQQASQQQQTKAEAPAMKIDPATAATLRGVVKFAGSPKATAIDMSMDPACGAKAQQSESVVVDNGKLANTLVYVKAGLGNYTFETPKAEAIIDQSGCRYHPHVLAVMVNQPVTILNSDNAMHNVHPTPKQNGNKEWNRSQGPKAEPLRTSFSASEIMLPLKCNQHPWMRMYISVLPHPFFAVTDKDGKFEIAGLPPGTYTLAAVHERLGEQEQQITVAPKKDAIAEFSFSESGS, from the coding sequence ATGAGGTTTACTCCGGTGGCTATGCTCTGCGCGAGCGTGCTTGTGTTTGCGGCAGGTTGCAGCAACAACGGCCAGCAGGCGAGCCAGCAGCAACAGACGAAGGCGGAAGCGCCCGCTATGAAAATCGATCCCGCAACCGCCGCGACCCTCAGAGGAGTCGTCAAGTTTGCAGGATCACCGAAGGCAACGGCGATCGACATGAGTATGGATCCTGCTTGCGGCGCCAAAGCACAGCAGTCGGAGTCTGTCGTCGTAGACAACGGCAAACTGGCTAATACCCTGGTTTACGTCAAAGCAGGACTTGGGAATTACACCTTTGAGACGCCAAAGGCGGAAGCCATCATTGACCAGAGCGGTTGTCGCTACCATCCGCACGTGCTGGCGGTGATGGTGAACCAGCCAGTCACAATCCTGAACAGCGATAATGCCATGCACAACGTCCATCCCACGCCGAAGCAGAACGGGAACAAGGAGTGGAACCGGTCACAGGGACCGAAGGCAGAGCCGCTCCGAACCAGCTTTTCGGCATCCGAAATCATGTTGCCGCTGAAGTGCAACCAGCATCCCTGGATGAGGATGTATATAAGCGTGCTGCCACACCCATTTTTTGCGGTGACCGACAAGGACGGGAAGTTCGAGATCGCGGGACTGCCGCCGGGTACATACACCCTAGCCGCTGTTCACGAGCGCCTTGGTGAGCAGGAACAGCAGATCACAGTTGCGCCGAAAAAGGACGCAATTGCAGAGTTCAGCTTTTCTGAATCGGGCAGCTAG
- a CDS encoding COX15/CtaA family protein, with the protein MTTPFNAAHHRFAWFTAFMTFLLIAAGALVTSNDAGLSVPDWPTSFGSLYRIPPMVGGVKFEHGHRMIAQFIGLLTIILAVWTQKVDRRRWMRALGWAALGTVIAQGVLGGITVLFYLPPAVSTAHATLAQTFFCILVCMALFTGRRWVEAEPRTIVSSERPTLNILATLSVAAVYVQLILGAAFRHNGMKLVPHLVSACIVTILLLWTVVRVLSRHSEIEQLRRPALAVLFLLVSQISLGFGAYLTRVEWNKDAPQPLESMVATTVAHVAIGALLLATSVVLAVQARRHMAAKHEETVRTTPKAVIA; encoded by the coding sequence TTGACGACCCCGTTCAACGCTGCGCACCACCGTTTTGCGTGGTTTACGGCATTCATGACCTTTTTGCTGATTGCGGCAGGCGCGCTGGTAACAAGCAACGATGCAGGACTCTCCGTGCCGGATTGGCCGACTTCGTTCGGCTCACTCTACCGCATTCCCCCGATGGTCGGGGGAGTCAAGTTTGAGCACGGACATAGAATGATCGCCCAGTTCATCGGGTTGCTAACGATCATTCTCGCGGTCTGGACACAGAAGGTTGACCGGCGCCGGTGGATGCGTGCCTTGGGTTGGGCAGCGCTCGGAACCGTCATCGCGCAGGGCGTCCTGGGTGGGATCACAGTCTTGTTCTACTTGCCGCCGGCTGTTTCGACAGCGCACGCAACCCTGGCGCAGACATTCTTTTGCATCTTAGTATGCATGGCTCTGTTCACCGGACGCCGCTGGGTGGAAGCCGAACCGCGGACAATCGTGAGTTCTGAACGCCCGACTTTGAATATTCTAGCGACTTTGTCTGTCGCCGCAGTGTACGTGCAGTTGATCCTGGGCGCGGCGTTTCGGCACAACGGCATGAAGTTGGTGCCGCACCTGGTGAGCGCCTGCATTGTGACGATCCTGTTGCTGTGGACCGTAGTCCGCGTCCTGTCGCGTCACTCGGAAATCGAGCAGCTTCGACGGCCGGCGCTGGCGGTGCTTTTCCTGCTGGTGTCGCAGATATCGCTTGGTTTCGGCGCCTATCTTACTCGCGTCGAGTGGAACAAAGATGCGCCGCAGCCACTGGAGAGCATGGTCGCTACGACGGTAGCCCATGTTGCCATTGGTGCGCTGCTATTGGCCACAAGCGTGGTGCTTGCCGTACAGGCACGGCGTCACATGGCCGCGAAGCATGAGGAGACCGTGAGAACGACACCGAAGGCCGTGATCGCATGA
- the cyoE gene encoding heme o synthase, with amino-acid sequence MSSVTQTIATPSSAQTVRRGGTARLARDYSELIKARVTTLIIVTAWCGCYFAALKSDVASLSWTLLHALLGIGLVSAGTAAMNEVLERDLDALMRRTARRPLVTHSMSVAHASIASLLMILGGSMYLAIATNLLTASLTFATSVVYLAAYTPLKKVAPICTFVGAFPGAMPPLLGWTAIRGRLDWEAVVLFAIVFFWQFPHFHSIALLYREDYERAGIRMLPVVEKDGRSTARDILLYSVALIPATLAPTLLGMAGKVYFAGALLLGMVLFRFSLRIWQAKLAPSDPSSKVQARQLLQATVFYLPLLFALMMIDGAA; translated from the coding sequence ATGAGCAGCGTGACACAAACAATAGCGACACCCTCGAGTGCCCAAACCGTACGCCGTGGCGGAACCGCAAGGCTGGCGCGCGATTACTCGGAGTTAATCAAGGCACGCGTAACGACGCTGATTATCGTGACTGCGTGGTGCGGTTGTTACTTCGCCGCATTGAAGTCAGACGTGGCGTCGCTGAGTTGGACCTTGTTGCACGCACTGCTCGGGATTGGACTGGTCTCTGCCGGGACGGCCGCGATGAACGAGGTGCTGGAGCGGGACCTCGACGCGCTGATGCGCCGCACCGCAAGGCGTCCGCTGGTGACGCACAGCATGAGCGTGGCACATGCCAGCATCGCTTCCCTGCTGATGATTCTCGGCGGTTCGATGTACCTGGCGATTGCAACGAATCTGCTTACGGCATCGCTTACATTTGCGACGTCTGTCGTCTACCTGGCTGCCTACACGCCCTTGAAGAAAGTTGCGCCTATTTGTACATTCGTCGGCGCCTTCCCCGGCGCGATGCCTCCCCTACTGGGATGGACGGCGATTCGCGGGCGACTGGATTGGGAAGCCGTTGTACTGTTCGCAATCGTGTTCTTCTGGCAGTTCCCGCACTTCCACTCCATCGCACTGCTCTATCGCGAAGACTACGAGCGAGCCGGGATACGAATGCTTCCCGTCGTGGAGAAGGACGGACGTTCTACGGCGCGCGACATCCTGCTGTATTCGGTGGCATTGATTCCTGCGACGCTCGCTCCCACGCTTCTAGGAATGGCAGGCAAGGTGTATTTCGCCGGAGCGCTTTTGCTGGGCATGGTTCTGTTCCGCTTCAGCCTGCGCATCTGGCAGGCGAAACTCGCACCCTCCGACCCATCGTCGAAAGTGCAGGCGCGGCAACTGCTCCAGGCGACGGTGTTTTATTTACCTCTTTTGTTCGCGTTGATGATGATCGACGGTGCGGCTTAA
- a CDS encoding ATP-binding cassette domain-containing protein, with the protein MPAFSAPQSSSEAVSTGPRPSAVIQVQDLRHNYENRTALDGVSFDVRHAEIFGLLGPNGSGKTTMFRILSTLMLPTGGRAIIQGHDVAADPTGVRREIGVVFQAQSIDVKLSAEENLTHIGHLYGLRGNALRHRVGEMLGRVGLLDRAKERAETFSGGMQRRLELAKGLLHHPSVLLLDEPTTGLDPGARRDLWQYLNILREQEHVTVLVTTHLMEEAERCDRLAILSQGKLVGMGTPAELKSEIGGDVIVLEAREPEALAQRIQARYGIPATVVGDKIRIEREGGHRFVTDVVEAFPGEIDAVSISKPTLEDVFIHRTGHRFWTEEDQQDDADTTGRRKAKKH; encoded by the coding sequence ATGCCAGCCTTCTCCGCGCCGCAATCATCGTCCGAGGCCGTATCTACAGGCCCGAGACCATCCGCGGTCATACAGGTTCAGGACCTTCGCCACAATTACGAGAATCGCACCGCGCTGGACGGCGTCTCGTTCGACGTCCGTCATGCGGAGATATTCGGCTTGCTGGGTCCGAATGGCAGCGGCAAAACAACGATGTTCCGCATTCTCTCGACTCTGATGCTGCCGACCGGCGGGCGCGCCATCATTCAGGGACACGATGTCGCGGCAGATCCGACGGGCGTGCGCCGTGAGATAGGAGTGGTGTTCCAGGCGCAGAGCATCGACGTGAAGCTTTCGGCAGAAGAGAACCTGACGCACATCGGCCATCTATATGGATTGCGCGGAAATGCCCTTCGCCATCGCGTGGGCGAGATGCTGGGCCGCGTCGGGCTTCTGGATCGCGCGAAGGAACGCGCTGAGACTTTTTCCGGAGGCATGCAGCGCCGCCTGGAACTGGCGAAAGGTCTGCTGCACCATCCATCTGTGCTGCTGCTCGATGAGCCTACTACTGGACTCGATCCGGGTGCGCGTCGCGACCTCTGGCAATATCTCAACATTCTGCGCGAACAGGAACACGTGACCGTGCTGGTCACGACTCACCTGATGGAAGAGGCCGAGCGGTGCGATCGACTGGCCATCCTGAGCCAGGGAAAGCTGGTTGGGATGGGCACTCCTGCCGAACTGAAGAGCGAGATTGGCGGCGACGTGATTGTGCTGGAAGCACGCGAACCAGAAGCACTGGCTCAACGCATCCAGGCGCGCTATGGAATCCCCGCGACGGTGGTGGGCGACAAGATTCGCATTGAGCGCGAAGGCGGGCATCGCTTCGTCACCGACGTGGTGGAGGCTTTCCCCGGCGAGATTGACGCAGTCTCAATCAGCAAGCCAACGCTGGAAGACGTATTCATCCATCGCACAGGACATCGCTTCTGGACAGAAGAAGATCAGCAGGATGACGCTGATACTACCGGACGCCGCAAAGCAAAGAAGCACTGA
- a CDS encoding ABC transporter permease encodes MATQTAALTAPTVEGATFSLTPVLSLWSREVVRFYRQKSRVIGIIASPVLFWIVMGSGFGTSFRNQGAATNQHYMAFFFPGALIMIVLFTAIFTMMSVIEDRNEGFLKSVMVAPVHRSVIVLGKILGGTTLATIQGLIFLIFAPFMGVHFGVEQSLLIALTIFLVAFSLTALGFAIAWPMDSTQGFHAIINLFLIPLWLLSGSLFPLSGASFWVRIVMRINPLTYGTEALRALLFPASASPDFPVDFCLAILGVFTAIMFTLAFAVANRRTTKPAA; translated from the coding sequence TTGGCAACGCAAACTGCAGCTCTCACAGCGCCCACAGTTGAAGGCGCGACGTTCAGCCTGACGCCGGTGCTATCACTCTGGTCCCGCGAAGTTGTGCGCTTCTATCGTCAGAAGAGCCGCGTTATTGGCATCATCGCGTCACCAGTGCTGTTCTGGATCGTCATGGGCTCCGGGTTCGGTACATCCTTTCGAAACCAGGGTGCCGCGACGAACCAGCACTACATGGCCTTCTTTTTCCCCGGCGCACTAATCATGATCGTGCTGTTTACCGCGATCTTCACGATGATGTCCGTAATCGAAGATCGCAACGAGGGCTTTCTGAAATCGGTGATGGTCGCGCCGGTGCACCGCTCCGTCATCGTGCTGGGCAAGATTCTGGGCGGGACAACATTGGCCACAATTCAGGGGCTGATCTTCCTCATATTCGCTCCATTCATGGGCGTGCATTTTGGAGTTGAGCAGTCGTTGCTGATTGCGCTGACGATCTTTCTGGTTGCGTTCTCGCTGACGGCTCTTGGCTTCGCCATCGCATGGCCAATGGATTCCACACAGGGTTTCCACGCCATCATCAACCTTTTCCTGATTCCGTTATGGCTGCTCTCGGGGTCGCTGTTCCCGCTGAGTGGCGCATCGTTTTGGGTCAGGATCGTCATGCGCATCAACCCGCTGACGTACGGGACGGAGGCACTGCGCGCCCTGCTGTTCCCAGCCTCGGCATCGCCGGATTTCCCGGTTGACTTCTGCCTCGCGATCCTCGGCGTGTTTACGGCAATTATGTTCACACTGGCGTTTGCTGTGGCGAATCGGCGCACGACGAAGCCTGCGGCCTAA
- a CDS encoding DUF420 domain-containing protein → MSDALAIFPALNAVLNGTSAVLLLVGHQFIRRGNMGAHRRTMVTALVTSSLFLVSYLYYHAQVGSVRFQGQGWSRPVYFTILLTHTVLAAAIVPMVLVTLARALRARYALHRAIARWTYPVWMYVSVTGVVIYFMLYHLFAA, encoded by the coding sequence ATGTCCGACGCACTCGCAATTTTCCCAGCACTGAACGCCGTCCTGAACGGCACGAGCGCCGTCCTTTTGCTCGTCGGACACCAGTTCATCCGGCGCGGCAATATGGGCGCGCACCGCCGGACGATGGTCACCGCGCTGGTCACGTCTTCCCTTTTCCTCGTCTCCTACCTCTACTACCACGCGCAGGTCGGGTCGGTTCGCTTTCAGGGGCAGGGATGGTCGCGGCCGGTTTACTTCACGATCCTGCTGACCCACACAGTGCTGGCTGCGGCCATTGTGCCAATGGTGCTGGTGACGCTCGCCCGCGCCCTGAGGGCACGCTACGCTCTGCACCGCGCGATTGCCCGGTGGACCTATCCGGTCTGGATGTATGTCTCTGTAACGGGCGTAGTGATTTATTTCATGCTCTACCACTTGTTCGCCGCCTGA